In Bdellovibrio bacteriovorus, a single window of DNA contains:
- a CDS encoding TIGR02147 family protein, whose amino-acid sequence MTEQVLFYDDYRLYLSEAFETRRLRNPNYSMRAFARDLGLAVSTLIEVQKGKYGLSAARAREVATKLNLSQRQCEHFSDLLTAQFARSNEQRVMARKAIEHRINNFVQEVSLDSFKIISEWHHLAFLELMDLEKNHLDKARYAKKLGVSEKVIEDSLDRMSRLGLIEITANSVKPTSQFTSVNNNYNSEAVRGFHKQIIEKALYAVERQDNEKREVSSTLFSIKKQDFPAARKALMDFRREFASRFGTTENADDVCCLSIQFFSLLAQEDAR is encoded by the coding sequence ATGACCGAACAAGTTCTTTTCTACGACGATTACCGACTTTATCTCTCTGAAGCATTTGAAACACGACGTTTGCGCAATCCCAATTATTCCATGCGAGCCTTTGCTCGGGATTTAGGTTTGGCGGTTTCGACACTGATTGAAGTGCAAAAGGGAAAGTATGGCCTTTCAGCAGCGCGCGCTCGTGAAGTGGCAACCAAGCTCAACCTAAGTCAAAGACAGTGCGAGCATTTTTCTGATTTACTGACGGCCCAGTTTGCTCGTTCTAACGAACAAAGAGTCATGGCCCGAAAAGCCATCGAACATCGAATCAATAACTTCGTTCAAGAAGTGTCTCTGGATTCTTTTAAAATTATTTCTGAGTGGCATCATCTGGCGTTTTTAGAATTAATGGACTTAGAGAAAAACCATCTCGATAAAGCTCGTTACGCTAAAAAACTCGGTGTGAGTGAAAAGGTGATTGAAGATTCATTGGATCGCATGAGTCGCTTGGGGCTAATTGAGATCACCGCAAATTCGGTGAAGCCCACATCTCAATTCACTTCAGTGAATAACAACTATAATTCCGAAGCGGTTCGTGGTTTTCATAAACAGATTATCGAAAAAGCACTTTACGCCGTTGAACGCCAAGACAACGAAAAGCGGGAAGTGTCGTCCACTTTATTCTCGATTAAAAAACAAGATTTCCCGGCAGCCCGCAAAGCCCTTATGGATTTCCGTCGCGAATTTGCCTCACGCTTTGGAACTACTGAAAACGCGGACGATGTCTGCTGCCTGAGTATTCAATTTTTCAGCCTTTTGGCACAGGAAGATGCACGATGA